From the Primulina tabacum isolate GXHZ01 chromosome 3, ASM2559414v2, whole genome shotgun sequence genome, one window contains:
- the LOC142538594 gene encoding uncharacterized protein LOC142538594 produces MSPRHDTCNDRQDEIPGGGRGPPPPPPGDPATRVLEVMARLLEQVQQTPTPQVDVFEQFHRLNPKEFGGTTDPFIVEEWIRSLKLHFEYLQMEDGDRARCAIYKLRDDASLWWERAAHAVDVTTLKWARFKEMFFGKYFPANVRGRLTREFMSLRQGDSSVAEFICKFDRGCHFVPLIARDAGQKLRHFMDGLRPTLRRDVMLMRPASYDESTSCVFQAKQAARHQQFPNVISCLCARKLIKRGCQAFLASIVSATDPVSQRLEDVDVVSEFSSVFPDDVSGIPPDRELYFSIELMPGTVAISKAPYRLVPAEMKDLKDQIQNLLDKDHKSLKYFFTQKELNMRQRRWLELVKYYDCHISYHPGKANVVAEALSRKHTVLLHLVSADY; encoded by the exons ATGTCTCCAAGACATGATACCTGTAATGATAGGcaggatgagattcctggagggggcagaggacctccaccaccaccgccaGGGGACCCAGCTACCCGAGTTCTGGAGGTTATGGCTAGGCTACTGGAGCAGGTTCAGCAGACTCCTACGCCTCAGGTGGATGTTTTTGAGCAGTTCCATCGGCTCAACCCAAAGGAGTTCGGGGGCACTACTGATCCGTTCATAGTAGAGGAATGGATCCGATCTCTGAAGCTACACTTTGAGTATCTGCAGATGGAGGATGGCGACCGGGCCAGGTGCGCGATCTATAAGTTGAGAGACGATGCGTCCTTATGGTGGGAGAGAGCCGCACATGCTGTGGATGTGACTACTCTCAAGTGGGCCAGGTTCAAGGAGATGTTCTTTGGGAAATACTTTCCAGCTAACGTCAGGGGCCGCCTGACaagagagtttatgagtctccgccaAGGGGACTCATCCGTAGCGGAGTTTATCTGCAAGTTTGATCGGGGCTGTCACTTCGTGCCTCTTATTGCCAGGGATGCCGGACAGAAGCTGcgacacttcatggatggacTGAGACCTACCCTTCGCCGGGATGTGATGCTGATGAGGCCAGCGAGTTACGATGAGTCCACTTCCTGTGTCTTTCAGGCGAAGCAG GCTGCCAGACATCAGCAGTTCCCGAACGTCATTTCCTGtttgtgtgcgaggaagcttatcaaGAGAGGCTGTCAGGCATTCTTAGCCAGCATTGTATCAGCAACAGATccagtcagtcagaggctgGAGGATGTAGATGTGGTCAGTGAGTTCTCCAGTGtgttccctgacgatgtttcaggtATCCCTCCAGACAGAGAGTTGTATttctctattgagcttatgcctgGGACAGTGGCgatatctaaggcaccctaccgTTTAGTGCCTGCTGAGATGAAGGATCTCAAGGATCAGATTCAGAATctgctagataagg atcataagagcctgaagtacttcttcacacagaaggaACTGAACATGCGACAGAGAAGATGGCTTGAGCTGGTGAAGTACTATGATTGCCACATTagttaccatccgggtaaggctaatgtggttgcagaaGCTCTGAGTAGGAAGCACACtgtgcttcttcattt GGTTTCTGCGGACTACTAG